The following is a genomic window from Streptomyces lincolnensis.
GCCCTGACCAGCCTCGCCCTTCCCGCTCACCAAACCCTCACCATGCTCGCCGGCGCAGACGGGCGCGAGCGCTCCGCTAGGCTGCGCGCATCATGGAGTTCCGGTTGCTCGGCCCGTTCGACGCCCGTCACCAGGGGCAGCCGGTGCTGGTGGGCAGCCGCCGCCAGGAGCGCTGTCTGCTGGCGATCCTGCTGCTGCACGCGGGCCACGGCGTGACCACCGCGCGCCTCATCGATCTCCTCTGGAACGGCGCCGCTCCCCCTTCGGCACGCGGCACGGTCCACACCTACGTCGGCAGACTGCGCACCGCCCTCCAGCCGTACGGGCCGCGCATCCACACCCGGCACGACGGCTACGTCGTGGAGGCCGACGAGCATCGGGTCGACGCGCGGGAGTTCGTCCGCCTGGTCGAGCAGACGACCGGCGTCGGCGATCCCGCGGAGCGGGTGCGTCTGCACGACGAGGCCCTCGCGCTGTGGCGCGGGCCGCTGCTCGCCGACATGGCCGACGACCGGCTGCGTGACCGGATCGGCGGCCGGCTGAACGAGCTGCGCCTGTCCACCCTGGAGCAGTGGGCCGAGTCCCAGCTCGACATGGGTGGGCACGAGCGGGTCGCGACCGAGCTGATGGCGCCGGTCCAGGACCATCCCGAGCGGGAACGGCTGGTCGCCGCCCGGATGCTCGCGCTGCACCGCAGCGGCCGCCAGGCCGACGCCCTCCAGCTGTACCGCAGCGCCGCCCGGGCGCTGGCGACCGGGTTCGGCGTCGACCCGGGCGCCGGGCTGCGCACGCTGCACGACCGTGTGCTGCGCGCCGATCCCGGCCTGGACCGGCCTCCCGCGCCGGTCTACGCGGTACGGGTCGGCGAGGAGTGGCTGCCCTGGAACACCAGCGGGCACCCGGCCCTGGAGTTCTGCAACACCTACGCCGGCTGGCGCGGCCCCCACCTGCCGGGCTCGGACTGGCTGCGCTCCTACGCCACGCTCGCGGTGTGGGCCGGCCACATGGACCTGGCGGACGACGTGTCCGTGGCCCGGCTCCTCGACCAGGCACGGCAGCGTCCCGACGCGGCCGCCGAAGCCCTGGACGAGGCACGGGAGTTCCGCGGAAACCTGTACACCTGTCTGACGGATCCGGACGACGGCCGGGCGTTCAAGGCGGTGGCCGCCGTCGTGGAGGACGCCGCCCGGGCCTCGGTGTTCACCCGCGGCGAGGACGGACTCGCACGCTGGCTGCCGTCCCGCACCGCCGACCTGCGGCTGCCGGTCCGCGCGGTCGCCCGCAGCGCCGCCGAACTGCTCGCGGACCCACGGCGCTTCACGATCCGTTCCTGCCCCGACGAGAGCTGCGGCTGGCTCTTCCTGGACCGGCGCGGGCGCCGCCGTTGGTGCAGTCTGGCGACCTGCGGCAGCAAGGAGTCGGCGCGCGCCGCGTGCACGGCGGCCGGTATCGCCTGAGCAGGCAGCAGGATCAACCGATGACGAACGGCAACTTCGCGGCCGGCGCGCCGAGTTCGGCCTTCTCCACCTCGGTCGGTTCCCGGCGTCCGGTGCCGACCAGCAGGGCGTCCGTGTCGCTGAACGACGCCGGGAACGCCGTACCGGCGATCTCCTCCAGCATCGCGCGGGACCGGGCGAGCCCCGCTGTGGGCGGTGCCGGGGCGCCG
Proteins encoded in this region:
- a CDS encoding BTAD domain-containing putative transcriptional regulator, with the protein product MEFRLLGPFDARHQGQPVLVGSRRQERCLLAILLLHAGHGVTTARLIDLLWNGAAPPSARGTVHTYVGRLRTALQPYGPRIHTRHDGYVVEADEHRVDAREFVRLVEQTTGVGDPAERVRLHDEALALWRGPLLADMADDRLRDRIGGRLNELRLSTLEQWAESQLDMGGHERVATELMAPVQDHPERERLVAARMLALHRSGRQADALQLYRSAARALATGFGVDPGAGLRTLHDRVLRADPGLDRPPAPVYAVRVGEEWLPWNTSGHPALEFCNTYAGWRGPHLPGSDWLRSYATLAVWAGHMDLADDVSVARLLDQARQRPDAAAEALDEAREFRGNLYTCLTDPDDGRAFKAVAAVVEDAARASVFTRGEDGLARWLPSRTADLRLPVRAVARSAAELLADPRRFTIRSCPDESCGWLFLDRRGRRRWCSLATCGSKESARAACTAAGIA